A genomic stretch from Arachis stenosperma cultivar V10309 chromosome 3, arast.V10309.gnm1.PFL2, whole genome shotgun sequence includes:
- the LOC130966715 gene encoding uncharacterized protein LOC130966715, giving the protein MKAKVVFEDNNQQWVNPGRLVTFQRIHYVTPAQQQRKPRIKKRTAQEEPHLEEPHQEEPQQTGHQQEGQFDPTNINLYHIKEAIEYMASSYMEGQEQQLHVQAQRMDHQEKLFSSWIDQQREWQKQQMELQQEHYSQLTQAINQVPKRQESQDKRL; this is encoded by the coding sequence ATGAAAGCCAAGGTGGTGTTCGAagacaacaatcaacaatgggTAAATCCTGGAAGGTTAGTCACATTCCAACGCATACACTATGTGACACCTGCTCAACAACAAAGAAAACCTCGGATAAAGAAAAGAACTGCACAAGAAGAACCCCACCTAGAAGAacctcaccaagaagaaccCCAACAAACAGGGCACCAGCAAGAAGGACAATTTGATCCAACCAATATAAATCTGTATCACATCAAGGAAGCCATTGAGTATATGGCAAGTAGCTATATGGAGGGACAAGAACAGCAACTACATGTCCAAGCTCAAAGGATGGATCATCAAGAGAAACTATTCTCTAGTTGGATAGATCAACAAAGAGAGTGGCAGAAACAGCAAATGGAGTTACAACAGGAGCATTACTCCCAGCTCACCCAAGCCATCAATCAAGTGCCCAAAAGGCAAGAAAGCCAAGACAAACGCCTTTAA